In one window of Photorhabdus laumondii subsp. laumondii DNA:
- a CDS encoding Imm42 family immunity protein: MIYGDPFLFSLQFDIVDVFELRTTIDFYSNMKIDELACNDIPFDPITLYRNAESYFTGEGEDLIDGLFDMTCTAMGDNGYYIYFMKTSQNDCLI, translated from the coding sequence ATGATTTATGGTGATCCATTTTTATTTTCTCTTCAATTTGACATTGTTGATGTTTTCGAATTAAGAACAACAATTGACTTTTACTCAAATATGAAAATAGATGAGTTGGCATGTAATGATATTCCCTTTGATCCTATTACCTTATACAGAAATGCAGAAAGTTATTTTACAGGAGAAGGAGAAGATCTTATTGATGGCTTGTTTGATATGACCTGTACTGCAATGGGGGATAATGGCTATTATATTTACTTTATGAAAACAAGCCAAAATGATTGCCTAATTTGA